Genomic DNA from Providencia sp. PROV188:
TTGCAATGCCGTAAATAAAGATTGTGACTGTAATGCAGGTTCTCGCCCACCTCGGATCAACTGAAAAACTTGGGAGATAAACTCAATTTCACGAATGCCTCCTGCGCCTAATTTGATGTTGTTGACCAATCCGCGGCGGCGGACTTCCCGCTCAATCATGTTTTTCATATTACGTAGGGATTGGATGACGCTGAAATCAATATAGCGACGGTAGACAAACGGGCGCAATAATTTACGCAACGTATCCGCATAGTGGACGCTGTCAGGCCCCATGATACGGGCTTTGACCATAGCATAGCGTTCCCAGTCACGCCCTTGTTCTTGGTAGTAATCTTCCAAAGCAGAAAAACTGAAGACCAATGGACCGCTATCGCCAAATGGACGTAAACGCATATCAACGCGATACACGAAACCGTGAATGGTGACTTGGTCAAGAACGCGGATAAGCTTCTGACCTAAGCGCGTAAAAAACTGCGCGTTATCCAGCTCTTTACGTCCGCCTTGAGTAACCCCATTTTCGGGATAAGCAAAAATCAGGTCGATATCAGAAGAAAAATTTAATTCTCTACCACCCAGTTTCCCCATTCCAAGTACTAATAGTGGCTGCGGATTTCCCGCACGATCACACGGCGTTCCCCACAAGAGGCAATAGGTTTTGTATAGCCAGTCTCGCGCCGCAACAATCAATACCTCAGCCAATTCGCTCAGTTGCACAATGGTATCGCGCTGAGTACATAATTCTAAGGTTTGCATCCAAGCGATACGCACTAACATATGATGACGAAAAGTGCGTAAAACTTGCATCAAATAGTCTTCATCCGTCACCGATGCTAGCGCTTCTTCCAGCCATTCCCCATAGCGAGCCCATTCATCGCCTACTGGCGGCAGTGTTCGAATATGCTGTAAAAATCGGGAATGGGTGAGAACCTGTTTCAACGCAAAATCACTGAATGACAGGAAATTCAGTTCTGATTCATTTAACGGAAGCAACTCAGAAGATTGCTCCGTAAACTGCTGAATAATACGTTGGTGTTGGTTCTGCAAAAGCTTGGAAGAAAGCGGCATAGATTCAGTACCTATTCGACATCGGTATATGTTAAGGCGGTTAACCACTGAATAAAGGCTAGTTTGCATTTTAGCCATTGACTACTGTAACAAAAACCTTCTGCGCTGACCGTCTCGTCAGTCACATCCAAACGTAATTGTTCCAGAGGGAGATCATGAACAAAATGCGGTGCAGAGTTTTGATAATGCACTAAGAAAGCCTGAACAAAGCGTAAGAATTCACTGAGCCCATGACGCGCGTGTTCACCATCCGCTAGCCAATACTGTTCATGCTGCTGGCAAAGTTGCTGCATGTGCAATAGTGATTTTTCAATAGGTTGTTCTTCATAATCAAACACAGACTCAGGACGGACTAAAGGTACTGGCTCATTCGCCAATAATGAGTAGCCTCGCGCCGCTTTACTCAGGGAGGATAGATTCAGGCCATCGATATCTGCGAATTTCTTCGCTAAATTCAGTACATCCGCCACAAAGCCTTGTTTTAGTTCCAGTTCAAATTCTTGAATCGGTAAATCTTTCGCACCTGCAGAGACTTCCCCTTGGTCGAAGACAATTTCAATTTCACTATCTTCGAATTTCACCAACCATGTTTCACGAGTGAAATTGGTGCTAAACAAAACTTCCAACTCATCCTCGAGTTGAGCAATATCCGTTCCTTCTGGCCAGATTTCTGCTGGAAATGCCGCGAGATTGATTTCAGGGGAATCAATTTCCACGTTGAACTCTGGACGCTGGTGTAATCCGCTAATCACTTGCCCAGCCGTTTTCATCGTCATCTCATAACGACCATCACAGCCCCGAATGCGCAATCCCATATCCCATTGGCGTAG
This window encodes:
- a CDS encoding CYTH domain-containing protein, encoding MNHIEVELKLAAQSSAIDAVRECISTLSPQHSAPRKLTNIYFDTAQRQLRQWDMGLRIRGCDGRYEMTMKTAGQVISGLHQRPEFNVEIDSPEINLAAFPAEIWPEGTDIAQLEDELEVLFSTNFTRETWLVKFEDSEIEIVFDQGEVSAGAKDLPIQEFELELKQGFVADVLNLAKKFADIDGLNLSSLSKAARGYSLLANEPVPLVRPESVFDYEEQPIEKSLLHMQQLCQQHEQYWLADGEHARHGLSEFLRFVQAFLVHYQNSAPHFVHDLPLEQLRLDVTDETVSAEGFCYSSQWLKCKLAFIQWLTALTYTDVE